A window from Nocardioides mesophilus encodes these proteins:
- a CDS encoding phosphatidate cytidylyltransferase yields MTSPDQPATPAPPMQSVPTPSRAGRNLPAAIASGVVLGAAIIVSLLFWKAAFMVIVVAAVLVAIWELGQAFATGDIRLTREPLWVGGAVMVLTAYVFGAPSLVTATAVTVLACMLWRLRGGIYGYVRDVTATAFTAFYVPFLGGFVALMLAEPLGERAVITFIVVTIASDIGGYAVGVVAGKHPMAPVISPKKSWEGFAGSAVSCVVAGWLLVVFLLEGDWWVGALLGLIAVVTATLGDLCESVIKRDLGIKDMSQIVPGHGGLMDRLDSLLATAAPTWLLLHYLVF; encoded by the coding sequence ATGACCTCCCCCGACCAGCCGGCCACCCCGGCGCCGCCGATGCAGTCCGTGCCCACGCCGAGCCGGGCCGGGCGCAACCTGCCCGCCGCGATCGCCTCCGGCGTGGTCCTCGGGGCGGCGATCATCGTCTCGCTGCTGTTCTGGAAGGCAGCGTTCATGGTGATCGTGGTCGCCGCCGTCCTGGTGGCGATCTGGGAGCTCGGGCAGGCGTTCGCCACCGGTGACATCCGGCTGACCCGCGAGCCGCTCTGGGTCGGCGGTGCGGTGATGGTGCTCACCGCCTACGTCTTCGGAGCGCCGTCGCTGGTCACCGCGACCGCGGTGACGGTGCTGGCCTGCATGCTCTGGCGGCTGCGCGGCGGCATCTACGGTTACGTCCGCGACGTCACCGCGACGGCGTTCACCGCCTTCTACGTGCCGTTCCTCGGTGGCTTCGTGGCGCTGATGCTGGCCGAGCCGCTCGGCGAGCGCGCGGTGATCACGTTCATCGTCGTGACCATCGCCTCCGACATCGGCGGGTACGCCGTCGGCGTGGTCGCCGGCAAGCACCCGATGGCTCCGGTGATCTCGCCGAAGAAGTCCTGGGAGGGCTTCGCCGGCTCGGCGGTCTCCTGCGTGGTCGCCGGCTGGCTGCTGGTGGTCTTCCTGCTCGAGGGCGACTGGTGGGTCGGCGCGCTGCTCGGGCTGATCGCCGTCGTCACGGCCACGCTGGGCGACCTCTGCGAGTCGGTGATCAAGCGCGACCTCGGCATCAAGGACATGTCCCAGATCGTGCCCGGGCACGGCGGACTGATGGACCGGCTGGACTCGTTGCTGGCCACGGCGGCGCCGACCTGGCTGCTGCTGCACTACCTCGTGTTCTGA
- the rpsB gene encoding 30S ribosomal protein S2 — protein MAVVTMRQLLESGVHFGHQTRRWNPKMKRFIMTERNGIYIIDLQQSLAYIDRAYAFVKETVGKGGTVMFVGTKKQAQQAISEQATRVGMPYVNQRWLGGMLTNFQTVHQRINRLKELDEIDFDDVAGSGRTKKELLGMKRERDKLDKTLGGIREMTRTPSAVWIVDTNKEHLAVEEARKLRIPIIGILDSNCDPDQVDFPIPGNDDAIRAVSLLTRVVADAVADGLMSRSGAKAEGAAAEAEPLAEWERELLQGDADQAAVAATGGTTEATAADAGTATETPASEATGASSEAADVPAAEAVAAPEAPAAETAVAEAPAADAAAAETAAAEAPAADAAAEQDGAETSQA, from the coding sequence ATGGCCGTCGTCACCATGCGCCAGCTCCTCGAGAGCGGCGTCCACTTCGGGCACCAGACCCGTCGCTGGAACCCGAAGATGAAGCGCTTCATCATGACCGAGCGCAACGGCATCTACATCATCGACCTGCAGCAGTCGCTGGCCTACATCGACCGCGCCTACGCGTTCGTCAAGGAGACCGTCGGCAAGGGCGGCACCGTGATGTTCGTCGGCACCAAGAAGCAGGCCCAGCAGGCGATCTCCGAGCAGGCCACCCGCGTCGGGATGCCCTACGTGAACCAGCGCTGGCTCGGCGGCATGCTCACCAACTTCCAGACGGTGCACCAGCGGATCAACCGCCTCAAGGAGCTCGACGAGATCGACTTCGACGACGTGGCCGGCAGCGGCCGCACGAAGAAGGAGCTCCTGGGCATGAAGCGGGAGCGTGACAAGCTCGACAAGACCCTGGGTGGCATCCGCGAGATGACCCGGACCCCGTCCGCGGTCTGGATCGTCGACACCAACAAGGAGCACCTGGCCGTCGAGGAGGCGCGCAAGCTGCGCATCCCGATCATCGGCATCCTGGACTCCAACTGCGACCCCGACCAGGTCGACTTCCCGATCCCGGGCAACGACGACGCGATCCGCGCCGTCAGCCTGCTGACCCGCGTGGTCGCCGACGCCGTCGCCGACGGCCTGATGTCGCGTTCGGGCGCCAAGGCCGAGGGCGCTGCTGCCGAGGCCGAGCCGCTCGCCGAGTGGGAGCGTGAGCTCCTGCAGGGCGACGCCGACCAGGCCGCCGTCGCCGCCACCGGTGGCACCACCGAGGCCACCGCCGCGGACGCCGGCACCGCGACCGAGACTCCGGCCAGCGAGGCCACCGGCGCCTCCTCCGAGGCTGCGGACGTTCCCGCCGCAGAGGCTGTGGCGGCCCCCGAGGCCCCCGCGGCCGAGACCGCTGTCGCCGAGGCGCCCGCGGCCGACGCCGCCGCGGCCGAGACCGCTGCGGCCGAGGCCCCCGCGGCCGACGCTGCCGCGGAGCAGGACGGCGCGGAGACCAGCCAGGCCTGA
- the dprA gene encoding DNA-processing protein DprA yields the protein MSDRLARVALSRLSEPGDLRLRRVVRELGAVRVHDLLREEHDVRGVYADVAERLRGLDPERELEQAAGRGIRFVCPGDAEWPDQLAALDAAGDVNGRGGEPLGLWVRGPLDLAAVTDQALAVVGSRSATTYGADVAGQIACEAAGAGFAVVSGAAFGIDVAAHRGALAGRGPTVAVLACGVDRAYPAAHRTVLDYIAGTGLLVSELPPGCAPTRLRFLSRNRVIAALSRGTVVVEAAVRSGALNTAHWANRMGRIVMGVPGPVTSAPSAGVHDLIRRGEAQLVTGGADVLELVAAVGDHLAPVPRGEERVDDRLSLAVRQVLDAVPVARPAGETSIARTAGLSVHAVEQALRRLRGAGLVERVDHGWRRTPDTVSSPEAPAS from the coding sequence ATGAGCGACCGGCTGGCCCGGGTCGCTCTGAGCAGGCTCAGCGAGCCCGGTGACCTGAGGCTGCGGCGGGTGGTCCGCGAGCTGGGGGCGGTCCGGGTCCACGACCTGCTCCGCGAGGAGCACGACGTCCGCGGCGTCTACGCCGACGTGGCCGAGCGGCTGCGGGGGCTCGACCCCGAGCGGGAGCTGGAGCAGGCGGCCGGGCGCGGGATCCGGTTCGTCTGCCCCGGCGACGCCGAGTGGCCGGACCAGCTCGCCGCCCTGGACGCTGCCGGTGACGTGAACGGCCGCGGCGGCGAGCCGCTGGGGCTGTGGGTCCGGGGTCCGCTCGACCTCGCCGCGGTGACCGACCAGGCGCTGGCCGTGGTCGGCTCGCGGTCGGCGACGACGTACGGTGCCGATGTCGCCGGGCAGATCGCCTGCGAGGCGGCCGGCGCCGGCTTCGCCGTGGTCTCCGGGGCGGCCTTCGGCATCGACGTCGCCGCGCACCGGGGGGCACTCGCCGGGCGTGGACCGACCGTCGCGGTGCTCGCCTGCGGGGTCGACCGCGCCTATCCCGCGGCGCACCGCACCGTCCTCGACTACATCGCCGGGACGGGACTCCTGGTCAGCGAGCTCCCTCCGGGCTGCGCCCCGACCAGGCTCCGGTTCCTCAGTCGCAACCGGGTCATCGCGGCGCTGTCCCGGGGGACCGTGGTGGTCGAGGCCGCGGTGCGCAGTGGCGCCCTCAACACCGCCCACTGGGCCAACCGGATGGGACGGATCGTGATGGGGGTCCCTGGGCCGGTGACCAGCGCTCCGTCGGCCGGAGTGCACGACCTGATCCGCCGGGGCGAGGCGCAGCTGGTCACCGGCGGCGCGGACGTGCTCGAGCTGGTCGCCGCGGTGGGCGACCATCTCGCGCCGGTCCCCCGGGGGGAGGAGCGGGTCGACGACCGGCTGTCCCTGGCGGTCCGGCAGGTCCTCGACGCGGTGCCGGTCGCCCGGCCGGCCGGCGAGACCTCGATCGCCCGCACCGCAGGGCTCTCCGTCCATGCGGTCGAGCAGGCGCTGCGCCGGCTGCGCGGTGCCGGTCTCGTCGAGCGGGTCGACCACGGGTGGCGGCGGACCCCCGACACGGTCTCCTCGCCGGAGGCGCCCGCGTCCTGA
- a CDS encoding GYD domain-containing protein: MAKYLLKVSYSAQGLKGVMKSGGTSRVKAVEHALAGVGGSLESFYFAFGGDDVYVIADVPDHAAAMAMAAAVASSGAISSYETVVLLSPSEVDDAMKVAVDYAPPGS; encoded by the coding sequence ATGGCCAAGTACCTGCTCAAGGTCTCGTACTCCGCACAGGGACTGAAGGGCGTCATGAAGAGCGGCGGCACCAGCCGGGTCAAGGCGGTGGAGCATGCGCTCGCGGGTGTCGGGGGATCGCTCGAGTCGTTCTACTTCGCGTTCGGCGGTGACGACGTCTACGTGATCGCCGACGTACCCGACCACGCCGCAGCGATGGCGATGGCCGCTGCAGTGGCCAGCTCGGGCGCGATCAGCAGCTACGAGACGGTGGTCCTGCTCTCGCCCTCGGAGGTCGACGACGCCATGAAGGTCGCCGTCGACTACGCCCCGCCTGGTTCCTGA
- the pyrH gene encoding UMP kinase, producing the protein MSAYRRVLLKLSGEVFGGGRVGLDVGVVRSIAKEIAAVVNGGTEVAIVVGGGNFFRGAELQQNGLDRSRADYMGMLGTVMNCLALQDFLEQEGVETRVQTAITMGQVAEPYIPRRAIRHLEKGRVVIFGAGAGMPYFSTDTVAAQRALEIHAQVILMGKQGVDGVYDADPNKTPDAVKFDHLTYDEFLTRGLQVADATSVSLCRDNDIDMIVFNLSEEGNIARVVAGEKIGTTVARNA; encoded by the coding sequence GTGAGCGCCTACCGACGAGTCCTGCTCAAGCTGTCCGGCGAGGTGTTCGGTGGAGGCCGCGTCGGCCTCGACGTCGGCGTGGTCCGCAGCATCGCCAAGGAGATCGCCGCGGTGGTCAACGGCGGCACCGAGGTGGCCATCGTCGTCGGTGGCGGCAACTTCTTCCGCGGCGCCGAGCTCCAGCAGAATGGTCTGGACCGTTCCCGCGCCGACTACATGGGCATGCTCGGCACGGTCATGAACTGCCTGGCGCTGCAGGACTTCCTGGAGCAGGAGGGCGTCGAGACCCGGGTGCAGACCGCGATCACGATGGGCCAGGTCGCCGAGCCCTACATCCCCCGCCGCGCCATCCGGCACCTGGAGAAGGGCCGGGTCGTGATCTTCGGCGCCGGTGCCGGGATGCCGTACTTCTCCACCGACACGGTCGCCGCGCAGCGGGCGCTGGAGATCCACGCCCAGGTGATCCTCATGGGCAAGCAGGGGGTCGACGGGGTCTACGACGCCGACCCGAACAAGACCCCCGACGCGGTCAAGTTCGACCACCTGACCTACGACGAGTTCCTCACCCGCGGCCTCCAGGTCGCCGACGCCACCTCGGTGAGCCTCTGCCGCGACAACGACATCGACATGATCGTGTTCAACCTCTCCGAGGAGGGGAACATCGCCCGCGTCGTCGCGGGTGAGAAGATCGGTACGACGGTCGCGCGGAACGCCTGA
- a CDS encoding DUF2469 domain-containing protein, with translation MSAEDLEKYETEMELHLYREYRDVVGIFKYVVETDRRFYLCNQVEVKARTEAGDVFFEVTMTDAWVWDMYRPARFAKNVKVLTFKDVNVEELAPAEIEPPKA, from the coding sequence ATGAGCGCCGAGGATCTCGAGAAGTACGAGACCGAGATGGAGCTCCACCTCTACCGCGAGTACCGCGACGTGGTGGGCATCTTCAAGTACGTCGTCGAGACCGACCGGCGCTTCTACCTCTGCAACCAGGTCGAGGTGAAGGCGCGCACCGAGGCCGGTGACGTGTTCTTCGAGGTCACGATGACCGACGCCTGGGTGTGGGACATGTACCGACCGGCCCGGTTCGCCAAGAACGTCAAGGTGCTCACGTTCAAGGACGTGAACGTCGAGGAGCTCGCCCCCGCGGAGATCGAGCCTCCCAAGGCCTGA
- a CDS encoding YifB family Mg chelatase-like AAA ATPase, whose amino-acid sequence MSFATARTITLDGADGHLVDVQVDLAQGVVKTALVGRPDAAITEARDRCRAAVINSRFEWPSTRRVTILLSPADLPKRGSHFDLAIAVAVIAAHEKRAKLKAALEGVVFLAELTLDGRLRAVPGVLPMTMAARSRGITRVVVPEPQREEAALVPGVDAVGARSLAQVVALLSGEPLPTAAPVEPLATKRLLSWRGDRRTEDLDMADVLGMADARYALEVAAGGGHHLLLSGPKGAGKTTLAERLPGLLPDLPLEEALELTAVYSLAGGLPPGQALLTRPPFRAPHHSATRASVLGGGKGRVHPGEISRAHHGALFLDEFPLFTSDIVEGLREPLESGEVTIARGEEAATFPARAMVVLACNPCPCGDYHPQNPEHHCTCSEVARREYRRKLTGPVIDRIDITRHIEPVRPHELADPLASPEPSEAIRARVAAARARQRERYDGTPWRLNADVPGPALRATWPLTSPAAALLDAQVRDGRLTRRGATRVHRLAWTVSDLSAASRPDLDEVETALRLRSGAPLLLASLPSGASA is encoded by the coding sequence GTGAGCTTCGCGACCGCCCGGACGATCACCCTCGACGGCGCCGACGGCCACCTCGTCGACGTCCAGGTCGACCTCGCGCAGGGGGTGGTCAAGACGGCGCTGGTGGGGCGCCCCGACGCCGCGATCACCGAGGCGCGTGACCGCTGCCGGGCCGCGGTCATCAACAGCAGGTTCGAGTGGCCCAGCACCCGCCGGGTGACGATCCTGCTCTCGCCGGCCGACCTGCCCAAGCGGGGCTCGCACTTCGACCTCGCGATCGCCGTCGCGGTGATCGCCGCGCACGAGAAGCGCGCGAAGCTCAAGGCAGCGCTCGAGGGCGTCGTGTTCCTCGCCGAGCTGACCCTCGACGGGCGGCTGCGGGCGGTGCCCGGCGTGCTGCCGATGACGATGGCGGCGCGCTCGCGCGGCATCACCCGGGTGGTGGTGCCCGAGCCCCAGCGCGAGGAGGCCGCGCTGGTCCCGGGGGTGGACGCGGTCGGCGCCCGGTCCCTGGCCCAGGTCGTGGCGCTGCTCTCCGGGGAGCCGCTGCCCACGGCCGCACCGGTGGAGCCGCTGGCGACCAAGAGGCTGCTCAGCTGGCGGGGGGACCGGCGCACCGAGGACCTCGACATGGCCGACGTGCTGGGCATGGCCGACGCCCGCTACGCCCTCGAGGTCGCCGCCGGCGGCGGTCACCACCTGCTCCTCTCCGGGCCCAAGGGAGCCGGGAAGACCACGTTGGCGGAGCGGCTCCCGGGTTTGCTGCCCGACCTGCCCTTGGAGGAGGCGCTCGAGCTGACGGCCGTCTACTCGCTCGCAGGTGGGCTTCCTCCGGGCCAGGCGCTGCTGACGCGGCCGCCGTTCCGCGCCCCGCACCACTCCGCGACTCGTGCCAGCGTGCTCGGCGGCGGCAAGGGGCGGGTCCATCCCGGCGAGATCAGCCGGGCGCACCACGGCGCGCTGTTCCTCGACGAGTTCCCGCTCTTCACCTCCGACATCGTCGAGGGGCTCCGCGAGCCGCTGGAGAGCGGCGAGGTGACGATCGCCCGAGGCGAGGAGGCGGCCACCTTTCCGGCACGGGCGATGGTGGTGCTGGCCTGCAACCCCTGCCCCTGCGGGGACTACCACCCGCAGAACCCGGAGCACCACTGCACGTGCAGCGAGGTGGCCCGGCGGGAGTACCGCCGCAAGCTCACCGGCCCGGTGATCGACCGGATCGACATCACCCGACACATCGAGCCGGTGCGCCCGCACGAGCTGGCGGATCCGTTGGCCAGTCCGGAGCCGTCCGAGGCGATCCGGGCCCGGGTGGCTGCCGCCCGCGCCCGGCAACGCGAGCGGTACGACGGCACGCCCTGGCGGCTGAACGCCGACGTCCCGGGCCCGGCGCTCCGCGCGACCTGGCCGCTGACGAGCCCGGCGGCGGCCCTGCTCGACGCCCAGGTGCGCGACGGCCGGCTGACCAGGCGCGGCGCCACCCGGGTGCACCGTCTGGCCTGGACGGTGAGCGACCTGTCCGCTGCGAGTCGTCCCGACCTCGACGAGGTGGAGACGGCGCTGCGGCTGCGCAGCGGCGCTCCGTTGCTGCTGGCCAGCCTCCCGTCGGGGGCGTCTGCATGA
- a CDS encoding M23 family metallopeptidase: MTAPHSSTPLVSRARPAPGAPAHGARPHHRARPARGAPARSARPGRRVRRIRRPDAPGRSLRRTVPRGRLLGAAVALGTLLQLAVAAPAASFEPRPARSATVATVSSGTGSGARRSAVEHTVRSPSPLSWLPTRAGGNATASSASATGTWPLSPAPAVVAGFDPPAQPWSSGHRGVDLAGAVGQPVRAALSGTVTFAGPLAGVGVVVVDHGDFRTTYQPVAATVRVGDVVETGSLLGRLQMLGSHCLPAACLHWGLLRGKVYENPLVLVGAGPVRLLAHLPGAGTAGLTPAVVF; this comes from the coding sequence ATGACCGCGCCACACTCCAGCACCCCGCTCGTCTCCCGAGCCCGCCCCGCCCCCGGTGCCCCGGCCCACGGCGCCCGCCCGCACCACCGTGCCCGTCCGGCCCGTGGTGCCCCGGCCCGCAGTGCCCGCCCCGGCCGCCGGGTCCGGCGCATCCGCCGGCCCGACGCACCAGGCAGGTCGCTCCGGCGGACCGTCCCGCGAGGTCGTCTGCTCGGGGCGGCCGTGGCGCTCGGAACGCTCCTGCAGCTGGCCGTCGCCGCACCGGCCGCGTCCTTCGAGCCCCGACCAGCCCGTTCAGCCACCGTCGCGACGGTGAGCTCGGGGACGGGATCGGGCGCGCGCCGGTCTGCCGTCGAGCACACCGTGAGGTCGCCCTCCCCGCTGTCGTGGCTCCCGACTCGGGCGGGCGGCAACGCAACCGCGAGCAGTGCATCGGCCACGGGCACGTGGCCGCTGTCGCCGGCCCCTGCCGTGGTGGCGGGGTTCGACCCTCCGGCGCAACCGTGGTCGTCGGGTCACCGCGGCGTCGACCTGGCCGGCGCCGTGGGTCAGCCGGTCCGCGCCGCTCTGAGCGGGACCGTGACGTTCGCTGGTCCTCTCGCCGGGGTCGGGGTGGTCGTCGTGGACCACGGTGACTTCCGCACGACGTACCAACCGGTCGCCGCGACGGTCCGCGTCGGGGACGTGGTCGAGACGGGTTCCCTCCTGGGGCGGCTGCAGATGCTCGGGTCGCACTGCCTCCCCGCCGCCTGCCTGCACTGGGGACTCCTGCGCGGCAAGGTCTACGAGAACCCGCTGGTGCTGGTCGGTGCGGGACCTGTCCGGCTACTTGCTCACCTCCCGGGGGCCGGCACGGCCGGCCTCACCCCGGCCGTCGTGTTCTGA
- a CDS encoding tyrosine recombinase XerC: protein MGEPEEDEPQAVAAGLPEAMAAVLADYERHLLSERDLTEHTVRAYLGDVAAMLEHAHRLGHRDVCTLDLRTLRSWLAQQQVLGRARTTLARRATAVRVFTSWAHRTGLAQTDAGALLGSPKARRTLPAALRADEARALLEAAAVHADDGSPLGLRDVALLEMLYATGIRVGELCGLDLDDVDRERRVVRVLGKGRKERTVPFGVPAERALDAWVHRGRPRLVADDSGSALFLGARGRRLDQRAVRTVVHRRLAEVPGAPDLGPHGLRHTAATHLLEGGADLRSVQELLGHASLATTQIYTHVTNERLRQAYRQAHPRA, encoded by the coding sequence ATGGGTGAGCCCGAGGAGGACGAGCCGCAGGCAGTCGCCGCCGGGCTGCCAGAGGCGATGGCTGCGGTGCTCGCCGACTACGAGCGGCACCTCCTCTCGGAGCGTGACCTGACCGAGCACACGGTGCGGGCCTACCTCGGCGACGTCGCCGCCATGCTGGAGCACGCCCATCGCCTGGGACACCGAGACGTCTGCACGCTGGATCTCCGGACGCTCCGCAGCTGGCTGGCCCAGCAGCAGGTGCTGGGACGCGCCCGCACCACGCTGGCCCGGCGCGCCACAGCGGTGCGGGTGTTCACCTCCTGGGCGCACCGGACCGGGCTGGCCCAGACGGACGCAGGGGCGCTGCTCGGCTCGCCGAAGGCACGGCGCACGCTGCCGGCGGCGCTGCGGGCCGACGAGGCGCGCGCCCTGCTGGAAGCGGCAGCGGTCCACGCCGACGACGGCAGTCCGCTGGGTCTGCGGGACGTTGCGCTGCTCGAGATGCTCTACGCCACCGGGATCCGGGTCGGTGAGCTCTGCGGCCTCGACCTCGACGACGTCGACCGGGAGCGGCGGGTCGTGCGGGTGCTCGGCAAGGGGCGCAAGGAGCGCACCGTGCCGTTCGGGGTGCCGGCGGAGCGGGCGCTCGACGCCTGGGTGCACCGGGGTCGACCCCGGCTGGTGGCGGACGACTCCGGGTCGGCGCTCTTCCTGGGCGCCCGAGGCCGCCGACTCGACCAGCGAGCCGTCCGGACGGTGGTGCACCGACGCCTCGCCGAGGTGCCTGGCGCCCCCGACCTGGGGCCGCACGGGCTGCGCCACACCGCCGCCACGCACCTGTTGGAAGGGGGCGCGGACCTACGCAGCGTGCAGGAGCTGCTCGGTCACGCCTCGCTGGCCACCACGCAGATCTACACGCACGTCACCAACGAGCGGCTGCGGCAGGCCTACCGGCAGGCGCACCCGCGAGCGTGA
- a CDS encoding YraN family protein: MSETTEQARAARGRSLGEYGEACAARHLVDGGMVVLDRNWRCDLGEIDLVLRDGRVLVVCEVKTRTSARFGHPVEAVGEQKARRLRRLAARWLAEHPLRPAEVRLDVVGVLVTGSGAPEIEHVQGVG, encoded by the coding sequence ATGAGCGAGACGACCGAGCAGGCCCGCGCGGCGCGGGGCAGGAGCCTGGGGGAGTACGGCGAGGCCTGCGCCGCACGGCACCTGGTCGACGGCGGGATGGTGGTCCTCGACCGGAACTGGCGCTGCGACCTCGGCGAGATCGACCTCGTGCTGCGGGACGGCCGCGTGCTCGTGGTCTGCGAGGTGAAGACCCGGACGTCGGCCCGCTTCGGTCATCCCGTGGAGGCGGTCGGCGAGCAGAAGGCGCGGCGGCTCCGCCGGCTCGCGGCCCGCTGGCTGGCCGAGCACCCGCTGCGGCCGGCCGAGGTGCGCCTCGACGTGGTCGGCGTGCTCGTGACCGGCTCCGGCGCCCCCGAGATCGAGCACGTGCAGGGGGTGGGCTGA
- the frr gene encoding ribosome recycling factor → MSDTLNEADAKMKKAVEVTREDFAAIRTGRANPSMFHKLTADYYGTPTPLQQLASFTVPEARVIIVAPYDMSAMSAIERAIRDSDLGVNPTDDGKTIRVVLPELTEERRKDYIKMARVKAEDGKISVRNVRRHAKQSLEKLEKDGEVGKDDVTGAEKRLDGMTKKHTDEIDEMLKHKEAELLEV, encoded by the coding sequence ATCAGTGACACCCTCAACGAGGCCGACGCCAAGATGAAGAAGGCCGTCGAGGTCACCCGTGAGGACTTCGCGGCGATCCGCACCGGGCGGGCGAACCCGTCGATGTTCCACAAGCTCACCGCCGACTACTACGGCACCCCGACCCCGCTGCAGCAGCTGGCCTCCTTCACCGTCCCGGAGGCGCGCGTCATCATCGTCGCGCCCTACGACATGAGCGCGATGTCGGCCATCGAGCGCGCGATCCGCGACTCCGACCTCGGCGTGAACCCCACCGACGACGGCAAGACGATCCGGGTGGTGCTCCCCGAGCTCACCGAGGAGCGGCGCAAGGACTACATCAAGATGGCCCGCGTCAAGGCCGAGGACGGCAAGATCTCGGTGCGCAACGTCCGTCGCCACGCGAAGCAGAGCCTCGAGAAGCTCGAGAAGGACGGCGAGGTCGGCAAGGACGACGTCACCGGCGCCGAGAAGCGGCTCGACGGGATGACCAAGAAGCACACCGACGAGATCGACGAGATGCTCAAGCACAAGGAAGCCGAGCTGCTCGAGGTCTGA
- the lepB gene encoding signal peptidase I: MSPTSDDRDPAEPAPDHSGSTPAGSSALQRRQLPLWQELTLLLAVALVLAVGIKALFLQAFYIPSGSMNDTLVLNDRILVQKVSYWGDGTPQRGDIVVFDDPGGWLEGSASSPGTASPIVRALEVFGLYPTGGHLVKRVIGVGGDRVRCCDGRGRITVNDVPLNEKGYLAEGEKPSLIDFDVEVAPGFVWVQGDNRSNSADSRVHLGDPGGGQVPVEDVVGKVFAVVWPLAHATTLHRPATFDAVG, translated from the coding sequence GTGAGCCCCACGTCCGACGACCGCGACCCCGCCGAACCGGCCCCGGATCACTCCGGGTCCACCCCGGCGGGGTCGTCGGCTCTGCAGCGGCGTCAGCTGCCGCTCTGGCAGGAGCTCACCCTCCTGCTCGCCGTTGCCCTCGTGCTGGCGGTCGGGATCAAGGCGCTGTTCCTGCAGGCGTTCTACATCCCCTCCGGCTCGATGAACGACACGCTGGTCCTGAACGACCGGATCCTGGTGCAGAAGGTCTCCTACTGGGGCGACGGCACCCCGCAGCGCGGCGACATCGTCGTCTTCGACGACCCGGGCGGCTGGCTGGAGGGCTCCGCGTCGTCCCCCGGGACGGCGAGCCCGATCGTCAGGGCGCTCGAGGTGTTCGGCCTCTATCCCACCGGCGGGCACCTGGTGAAGCGCGTCATCGGCGTGGGCGGCGACCGCGTGCGCTGCTGCGACGGCCGCGGCCGGATCACCGTCAACGACGTACCCCTCAACGAGAAGGGCTACCTGGCCGAGGGGGAGAAGCCCTCGCTGATCGACTTCGACGTCGAGGTGGCGCCCGGGTTCGTGTGGGTGCAGGGCGACAACCGCTCCAACTCTGCCGACTCGCGCGTGCACCTCGGCGACCCCGGCGGTGGCCAGGTCCCGGTGGAGGACGTCGTCGGCAAGGTGTTCGCAGTGGTGTGGCCCCTGGCGCACGCCACCACCCTGCACCGGCCGGCCACCTTCGACGCCGTCGGCTGA
- the tsf gene encoding translation elongation factor Ts, with protein sequence MANITAADVKKLRDLTSAGMMDSKKALEEADGDFEKAVEILRIKGGQKAAKRGAERTASAGLVATSGEALVELNCETDFVAKSDEFIAVAQQIADAAAEAKPADLEALKSVPLGGSTVGGTVEGLAVKIGEKIELGRVAVFDGPVATYMHRRASDLPPAVGVLVEYDGPDEDAARGAAMQIAAMRPEYVSRDEVPADVVAKEREIAEATAREEGKPEQALPKIIDGRVNGFYKQVALLDQPSVQDSKKTVKAVLDEAGVTVKRFARFEVGA encoded by the coding sequence ATGGCGAACATCACCGCCGCTGACGTCAAGAAGCTCCGCGACCTCACCAGCGCGGGAATGATGGACAGCAAGAAGGCGCTCGAGGAGGCCGACGGCGACTTCGAGAAGGCCGTCGAGATCCTGCGCATCAAGGGGGGCCAGAAGGCCGCCAAGCGCGGTGCCGAGCGCACCGCCTCCGCCGGTCTCGTCGCCACCTCCGGCGAGGCGCTGGTCGAGCTCAACTGCGAGACCGACTTCGTCGCCAAGAGCGACGAGTTCATCGCCGTGGCGCAGCAGATCGCCGACGCCGCCGCGGAGGCCAAGCCGGCCGACCTCGAGGCGCTCAAGAGCGTCCCGCTCGGCGGCTCCACCGTCGGCGGGACCGTCGAGGGCCTCGCGGTCAAGATCGGCGAGAAGATCGAGCTCGGCCGCGTTGCCGTGTTCGACGGCCCGGTGGCGACGTACATGCACCGTCGCGCCTCGGACCTTCCGCCCGCTGTGGGCGTTCTGGTCGAGTACGACGGTCCGGACGAGGACGCCGCCCGCGGCGCCGCGATGCAGATCGCGGCCATGCGCCCGGAGTACGTCTCCCGCGACGAGGTCCCCGCCGACGTGGTGGCCAAGGAGCGCGAGATCGCCGAGGCGACCGCCCGCGAGGAGGGCAAGCCCGAGCAGGCGCTGCCGAAGATCATCGACGGTCGCGTCAACGGCTTCTACAAGCAGGTCGCGCTGCTCGACCAGCCCTCGGTCCAGGACTCGAAGAAGACGGTCAAGGCCGTGCTCGACGAGGCCGGCGTCACGGTCAAGCGCTTCGCGCGCTTCGAGGTCGGCGCCTGA